In Helicoverpa armigera isolate CAAS_96S chromosome 22, ASM3070526v1, whole genome shotgun sequence, the genomic stretch taaaaacgtttatttcaatcatcaatcaaagaaaaaatagcggaatgccacatacgcttcaatcgtaatcgagtcgggattggatatcagtcgaatcgagtcgaacgtgaatcgtatggcgcttaagtaaaattaggagaatcgggcccctgatgaCAGCGAATTCTTAGAAAAAACAGGGTTTCATTTTACCCTTTAGGCACTGAACCCTAAAAACAGACAGTTTACTTGCAAATTAAATTACGCATTAACTGTTTGGTTTGCTAACTTATAACTGATAGATACTTACATTGCATAAGCAATACTAGTAGCAGGTAAATTTCTTCGCCTACTATAATTACTATTGCTTGCGCATACGCAATCCTTTACGGTTTGTGAGCAGAAATGCAATGTGCACTACTGACATCAATGTTTGAGGGCTCGTGGTTCAGTGATCGCATGTTTCGATCGATCAAGGTTAAGCTAAAAATGGAGGTTGGAATTTGGATGGGTGGTCAAATTTTTGAATCTATATAAGTTTGTGGGTTTAAAACAGAGATCATGACGTTATcctgattgtatttttttttatttgtggtaCATGTTAAATAGTAGTTAGAGTAAAAAAATCTGGCAATCCATTTTTTTGACCAATCAATCAAAAATTGCGtagtttaaaaatacctaagaTAGGTCTGAAGAGAGtccaaaaattttaaaagaaacattGTTATGCTACTTAAAATacctatcattttttttaactattcaCTACTTAGTTcagtcatcattattttttatctgagcATCGGATGGAAATTATATGGTTTATTTGATATTCTGAACTGGCAAAGTCATTATACACAGATTGTTATGAATgatcatccatcctccgagccttttcccaactatgttggggtcggcttccagtctaaccggattcagctgagcaccagtgctttacaagaagcgactgcctatctgacctcctcaacccagttacccgggcaacccgataccgcttggttagactggtgtcagacttactggcttccgactacccgtaacgactgccaaggatgttcattgacaaccgggacctacagtttaacgtgccatccgaaacacagtcattggtgtctaagatatacttagaaagtacatacaaacttagaaaagttgcattggtacttgcccgacctggaatcgaacccgcgccctcatactcgagaggttggttctttgcccactaggctaTCACGACTATGAAtgataaatacattaaattacataaaatgattCTTAAAACAGggattttgaaaactttatttatttttatttatggtcaTATTGTTAGTCTTATaaagcagtcgcttcttgtaaagcactggtactcagctgaatccggttagactggaagccgaccccaacgtagtttgggaaaaggctcggaggatgatgatgttagtCTTATAAACAATAGTGATGACGTTATTTTATAGTTCTTCCGGTCGAAACTCATacgtaattaaaatacaattgttttttaattattgcttAGTAATAACAATTATTGCCTTTTATTCCTAAACATAGGGTTTCAAGAGGTCAAGTCATCTTACAATCTCCTGACTGACGACCCCTATCTCTTTTGCtatcaaattatattgtttacCGGTTAATTTACTTCAATACCTAATgcttttgatgatgatgatgacctaaagttttttttttatatagtatgCAGGTCACCATGCCCAAAATGTTCAAAGGTCACAGAGTCAGCGTGGTTAAGTTTCTGACGGCAGACCCGAGTGATTTCAACAGTGAAGTCTTCATGAGAAATACTTTTATGGTaaggtattatttaattatttatttgactgtagttttatttgttactcagaaaaattaatacaaaaatcgAGGTGTAATTTTGccaaaatgaaaattatgctTCATTTAGCTATGGGTATTGCATACTATCTATGTATATGCGTATATTTTCTACGTTACCAGTATTTTTATCGAGTCTAATGATGATTAGGGCCTCACTTCTCGTATAGACTGAATACTGGGACAAATTGTTGCCATTAACCCTatggcgcatccacacatgccgCCGGCTTATGCCGCCGGGTTTCAGACCGCCTTGCCGCTGAATGCAGGCCGCCGGCTTTACCGGCGGTTGCCGGCGGCCTGCAGATGCGGTTGCAATTTTTGCAGTAGTGTTGTGACTTTCGTCGAAGTTAGTCGTGTACGTAGGATTGAAAGATGTTGGACTATGATATACATAGTTGCGTGTATCGCAAGTGTAGTGTTGTATGTTATTATTCGTAAAAAGAACCGCAAAATCAAACAGAAGATATTGGGTCAGACCAAGTCTACGAAATAGGCCTAATGTGTCCCTAatggcgcatccacacatgccgCCGGCTTATGCCGCCGGGTTTCAGACCGCCTTGCCGCTGAATGCAGGCCGCCGGCTTTACCGGCGGTTGCCGGCGgtaaaacaacaacaatacCACTCCGTATCGAAGCCGCAAGCAAACTGCCGCCGGCAACCAAAAGCCGCGCGTGCCGCGGCTGAGATGCGGCAAAAGCCgggcatgtgtggatgcgccaCTAGAAAATATGAATATCGGCTGATGTTTAAACACAGATAGAATCAGGAAGTGGTCCATGTGAATTGAAACCAATTAATTCGTCGTGGTAGATGAAATAGAAATGACCTGTACGGCAGTTGTTATTATCTTCCTTAGTTAATCAGTATTTTATGAttatgtgtatttattattttagcttGCCGACATCAGAATGAAGTACGACTACTTCCTTGGCGATATCTGGGTGCTGGACATGAAATACGCCACCTTCGCACATCTGCTCAGACTGAACCCTAATTTAATGCAGAAATCAGCACATTTGTTTCATGTAAGTTAGTTTAAACCTAAAAATCAGTTTAGCCGTTAAAGAGTTACAGTGCCCAGTTGTTTCGGAAGTTAAAACATAGTGAAAACACTGGCAGAAAACTCTGTCCATGTTATGTAACCACTGCTGAAAACTTAAGCATAGCTTAAATGATatagcatttttttacttttattattaaaatctgttcaacGGACGTAACGTCACCATTACTAAAACACCTCTAGAAAAATCTACTTTTACTGTGCCTGaaatttttatatacttagcaGCTATCGTATACTACATTACAGAATGCAATATAGGTAGTATACGTAATAACAAAAGCAATTATTAAAAGAGACATTATATTTCCAGGAAGGTCTCGGTCTTCGCATCCACTCCATCCACGTGCTAAACGCGACCAGTCTTCTCCAACACGTCATCAGCTTCATGAGGCAGTTCTTCAGCCCCAAGATAATAGACCGCGTGGTGGTACACGAGTCTCTAGACGACTTGCACATGAGCGTTCCTAAGAGATATCTGCCGAAAGACTATGGTGGTGAGGAGGCAGCGTTGTCTGAGTTTAAAGGTGAGTAAAATTAGTTGGAattatctatattatttatcCATATACACACCTTGGAAGGAAAGATTTTCCTAGCCTGTGGGACAGCCCTCTGCAGGGCAGTCTTCCCATTTCATCTCCACTGCTCTCAATCTTTAGAGTTTATAATCACAACCGTGATTATAAACTTAAATTGGGATTGTACCTGTCAAATCAAACTGCTAGAAGACCGATGCGAGCCATGTGCGATATTAAACTTTCTGAATATACCCTACATTGTAATTACATAGTTAACATAATTCGCTCcagatatttttatgatgacTTCCATATCAACCACTGCTTCTGTCATAATATTGCAATTGACAACTATTCTAGATATTTTTCAGGAACATAACATTCATAATTTCCGGTTGgctctatcatcatcatcatcatcagcctatcgcagtccactgctggacataggcctctccaagtgcacgccactaaCATATATATCtaacaataatatatatttttcagataaatACGAAAAAGAAATTCGAAGCACAAACACTAAGCAGTTCCTCCTCAATTGTATGAAAATGGTTTCCAACGAGAAGAAAAGACCGAATTCTGATATCAATGAAGAATTTCTAGCCGGATCCTTCAGGAAGTTGGATTTTGACTAATTTTTAATGgcaggtttattatttttaatgcttaTTAATAAGTGtagttcttattattttatattaaagtttttaagtaTTGGTgattagtgttttattttaaaactgtggGAATTTTAGtggaaaagttaattaattaattacacctTTGTCTTCGCCTCGAAAATGTATGTCCTGAACCTAGATTAATACAAACCTATCTTCCTCTCCATTTCAGTTAGGTTTTAATTCAGCCCTTTTAGCTTAAAAACGTatctaattaaaaacaaaaaaatcatcatcacccttatatgtatttggtaactttttgtttggtaacaattttttttttcgattatgATAGCGTTGCTTTTCGATTTTTGTCCTACTTATTCCTATCACTATTCAAACCGTATTTTTTAAGGGACATCTCTGCTTATACAATTTTCAAATAAGACAAAGTGTGAACTCTGAAGTTCCAAATTACAATTTGAGACTTGAATTGTAAGTTCAGATTAGTTAGTGTtagcaaaatatttaacttaacttCTTGTGGATTTAGcaactttgtatttattttgctaaagGGTTAAGTTTGGAATCGGCAGTTCtgagttattatttaaattacaattattgaaGAAAGGGTAGATATTACGAAGGATGAAGCGAATTGGGGCCAATTAATATATATTTCGGAATCTTTAAAAAACCTAGAGATATGTACATCTTTAACTATAAGAACTGTGAACACTATGTAATTCGGTATTGTAACAAAACAACggaaactgtatttttatggtttatttttgcacACTCAAAAATACAAAGGCAAAATATTTCTACATAAAACTTACCTAATTGTACAAAATCaccaattattttgattttgacctCTTTTCATTACTTAAAATCGATCGAATTTCAACGTTAAAGTACTAATATTTATCAACAGCCTTACATTTCACATCAgatgtaacaaataaatgtcCAAATGCCCGATGCAACAACAtcctataattaatttaaaatgaacaaaTAAAGCCCTAGTTTACCGACAACATAAGCTAACTTGGGCCTAAGATACGAGAGTTGACAATGTTTTTCACTACAGTACAAACATAGGACTATTCACTAGTTTATTTACCATCTAAACTACAGTTAATCTAACTCTAATTTTCTGAAGGAACCTTCGACACCGAATTCGTCAGTTATCTTAGAAGCAGTCACTCTCTTCGCTTCGTCCACGTGGAAGTTCTTCTCCTGGTTCGCGAAGAAGTCCTTCCAGGTGTCAGATTGCAGGGTTTCGTACCATGTGTCTGtggaaataataacaaaatagttattaatattacagaaatatgaataaactAACTTCGGCACTTGGCTTTACACTCATTTCGAGAGGGGTTCTCGGATGCCGTCTATGTTCAttgaaaattgtattgaaaTGGGTTACGTACAAACTTACTTTCGTATTTAGGAatagttattgtttattgtagATAATCTgatgtatttcattatttttagctatttattattacaataaaaataaaatgaaagtagAAAAATGACATACAAGAAGAACATCAATTTCTAGTAATGATATACAACAagtgaaaactatttttaaattaataacaacatgAATTATCATTCACAAAAACTATATCCTTATCATCCCCATCTAGTAAGTCTATAGCTCACTACATGTCATCACCATCAAAAAAGAGAAAGGAATAAAAACAGAACACTCACCACAAATATCCTTCACAGTCATATCAGCAGTTCCACCCAAATCCTTAGGAAATATCTCCTTAGGCAGTACACTGAAAACCTTATCAAAACCTTCATGGAGATGCAGCCTCTCCTTATGTTTGGGTTTCATGATAGTCTTGAAGAGAGCCAGGATCGAGTGGCCGAAAGATGGCACGTTGACCAGGTGTATGCCTTTCATTTTTATGGCGTAGCATTGCTGTGGAAAGAAAGATATGGTCATAAGCAAAAATGAATTaatgtgaaatgaaaaaaaattgttggatTGTGACAACATTTTCGTGGTtaggcaaaaaataaaatctttattttgttatttatttccaaaagaaAGCTGGAAAGGCGGGTTATTCATAACCATTTACAAACTGCAAACTGTTGGCTGGCTATTGACTGacagtttcatcatcatcctctgacccttttcctaactatgttggggtcggctaccagtctaaccggattcagctgagtaccagtgctttacaagaagtgactgcctatctgacctcctcaacccagttacccgggcaacccgataccccttggttagactggtgtcaatcttactggcttctgactacccgtaaagactgccaaggatgttcaatggcagccgggacctacagtttaacgtgctatctgaaacacagtcattggtgtctaagatatacttaaaaagtacatacaaacttagaaaagttgcattggaacTTGCGTCAGGCAAGTCTGGAAGCGAACcagcgccctcatactcgagaggttgattctttgcccactaggccaccacgactcgaCATTGACTGACAGTTTATAGTATGATAATCGGAGGCGCCATCGACCTTTTTAGGCGACCGATACCTAATCAACGTAACACTACTATTTCTATACGGCTGAACAGCCAACAATACTAAAAAGCCCGCAGGCTTCGAAGAATATTGAAATCTTGTTATGCTTcctttaatttcaaaagcaaCTAAACAAACTTACCGTAATATGATAGTAAATCTTCGAAATGATGATGGGCGTGAACTGCAAAGCCTGGTTGAGCGTCGCGTTGCTAAAGTCAAATATCCAGTGATCACCCTGTGAAGTCTCGTTAAAAAGTCTGTATTCTCCCATCAGGAAGCCTAGCCTTGCCACGTCTAAGACTACCATTTCTGGGCTTAGTATTCtggaaaagaaaaacaaatgaattcattAGCATCATCATATCAGACAAttgacgtccactgctgaaagTAGGCCTCTCCCAAGGAACGCCAACCATCCCGAACATGGGCAGTCGGCAcaagaaataaatgacaaaaaaaatacgatttcaaTAAACGAATCATTATGTATAGGTAATCTTGTAAGCATTTACTTAAATCTGAGATCATATATACAACTACGCTCATTATGCGACCccaagaattaaaaatatattgtacgcTGTAGGCATATTTCTtagctttttgaaaaaaaaaaaacaatttcccaGATGTCATCATATATAGAAATAGGCGATATATAGGCATGGCTTCACTTAAAAGTCGAGTACTAGCATTTATTTAGAGTGAAACCTAAACCCAATTAAACTTTAAACGCCAAGAAGATTCTAATACACTTAGGTAATTGAAATCAACCACCCAATCCTGCTAATTAAATGATCCTCATAACCTATCTTCTAACTCAAAACGCAAACTCAAACAGCAAAATAATGACTCAAACACGACAACCATTACTCAGGAACATGCTAAAATAATTCCTCTCTTCCTTCACAGACTGTTACCCAACTCCCAGCGAAACCAAGATATAAAATACGCTAGACGTGGCCCGTAACGTAAGtctgttaaaattttcacgATCCGACCTCTGACAGCGTTGGCAGCGTGTAAACGGGCTTCCTAGACCACTCGTGAATATTTGATGCCGCTTCCAGTTTGCAAGGGATCCGTAACAAATTGAAAGTGCATTGTGATTTGGATCGTTATTTTGAAATTCTGTGAGTTTATGGTGGTTTCGAAGTTGGTTTTTGGTAGTTTATTTTCGATTCTCGGTGTAGAAGAGATGAGTCTGGGAATTTTTGGTTGGTTTGTacgtgaatatattttttttaacaggcTTTTTGTTGAGTGTAAAGAAAGTTTTGAAATATAGACAAAACCGTTGTGAGAGAGAATATCTATTTCTACTTAATAATTGCACACACTAGATCAACTAAACCATGTACGAATCAAAATAGCTAAATGTATTTTACACACTCTTCTTTATGAAAAAGTCACATAGGTACCAGACTCAATTCCTCTGTTCCCGAGATAACTACCATTCATAATACAACTAAACCTCATACAAACTTATAACTCTTCAACAATcgtaagtataataataagaCACAAGAGGAACAGTACTCCTAAGTTCATTTGAACCGAGTTTCAACAGAAACTTTTTGCGTACATTCACATAAGTTTGAAAAGCTCCTGAaaacggagaaaggaaagatagcggagataccaCAAGGAAGGTAGGGCAggcgtcttcttgtaggtcaagcaacgtacgattggcgtgatcagttactaaaactaacaaggcgttcgggttccttgtcaaatcaaaatcaatctgtcaaagattggttttgattgattggtgattttattttgaaaataatgagcgGGTTCTTTAGAAGGTGAGTAAGGGACGAGCTAGTAGCGtctctcgtcccccgaacacccgcattttttcGCGCTACTTACTTaaaagattttgcgttatgacatctctgctagtcattttgttctctgtgCGCCTGGCAAACTGGTATCCGCAAGTTTAAGAGGATCTATGAATTGTTAATGCGGTAACATTATTTTGGTAGGGTTTACTGAATCTGCTTGCATTCTCTTTAGAAATAAGTTTACCCGACTGTGCCAAGAGCGTTAtgttttttgagtatttttatatgaatacttTTAGCTTATATATATTAGCTTGAGAGGTTTCGTTAAAGTTGTCTTGGTTTATAGAGTGACAATGAGtttgacaattaaaaaaaatatattatgaagaGCAGTAGCGTTTacatgctactttttattccaAAGATTTCTTCAAACGAGTACGTAAAGCCTACATAGTTAATCTCTagtcttataatttattttgtgaatgcTGGTAAACCAGTAAATCAACAAGTTGATAAGTCAATTGAAATTGTTATAGTTGATCTCCTTGTCCTGTCCTGTCTCCCTTATAAGCATTtaagttgatttatttatcagaaTACTTATCTCACGTAAATTAATTGGAACAACGATGTGTCAGCCGAAAGATGTACACTGCTGAACAAAGgcttttttatgagaaatcatcaaatgacgccAGGTTAGCAGCGTgacggagtgtcagactcttactgactaaaacccatcatgttccttcttaacccGCTCTTtaggtaccagggccgcggttactCATTCGAACAACCTCGCAGCAATGGCAGGATCCCTCAAGGTTCACCAACTTTATCGCTCGATCCACTGCTTTCCGAATTTACAACATGACATATTGTACTTACCTAAtgagaacaaaattaaaactaattctaTTTCAACTTACCTAAATATCATGATCCTATGGTTATCCTTGGTCCTCATGGGTGGGACAACCCAGTACCCTTCCTTCAGGTACTTCTCCATATTAGGTAGGAGGGGTGACCTGCCTCCGAGCAGATCAGGCATTCTTCCTCGGGCTGAGAAGTAGTTGTCTATCTTCTCCTTGCTCTGTTCCACGCTGAATCCTCGGGAAATTAGATGTCCGAGGGTTATGCGATCGTCTGGAAGTGAatggaaggtttttttttaatgattgtggtaattttcttttattacctaagtacctttaagtaaaaatatttccttatacTGAGTAATCTGTTAAATATAATATCACAATTTTTCCGTGTTAACGttgaatataatatattaacgGTATGCTTAGTCGTAACTACAGCTAATCAAAAGTTTCCTTTATGATTAAAAAAcgtgcttaaaaatataaaaaaatccacgtttattaaattaaataagggGCTAACAAAATCTAACAATCTGGGCAAGGTTTTCTTATAAGGTAGGTATGTTTTGTTTCGTCAGACATATCTAAACacaattatatacttatttcatctattttatacaatactagctgttgcccgcaacttcgtctgcgtgggcaatatggaatagtcaaaatactacttatcccgtaggtgcattctttcacgtgacagtataattaggattagcacttagcagtagcatagatgtcataggtgtcattgaacaccattggcagtcgttacgggtagtcagaagccagtaagtctgacaccagtctaaccaaggggtatcgggttgcccgggttactgggttgaggaggtcagataggcagtcgcttcttgtaaagcactggtactcagctgaatccggttagactggaagccgaccccaacatgattgggaaaaaggctcggaggatgatgacttagcagcagcatagattcattgatcaaggttgtgttgtggatgtgaccatttatctaaacgaaagaagtaa encodes the following:
- the LOC110381074 gene encoding alpha-tocopherol transfer protein; the encoded protein is MTIGDGMCVYNNFDYSLNVQKMLNIKDGDLDVLLKLYNINKKALDEMIASIREWYEKQPHLPQGQLHDRITLGHLISRGFSVEQSKEKIDNYFSARGRMPDLLGGRSPLLPNMEKYLKEGYWVVPPMRTKDNHRIMIFRILSPEMVVLDVARLGFLMGEYRLFNETSQGDHWIFDFSNATLNQALQFTPIIISKIYYHITQCYAIKMKGIHLVNVPSFGHSILALFKTIMKPKHKERLHLHEGFDKVFSVLPKEIFPKDLGGTADMTVKDICDTWYETLQSDTWKDFFANQEKNFHVDEAKRVTASKITDEFGVEGSFRKLELD
- the LOC110381078 gene encoding alpha-tocopherol transfer protein-like, producing the protein MSIHEIHPMFPCTKEDIQEIRRELGLKESTLEEDIDAIIEWFQKQPHLVEAGIDRDFVERMLVVTKGSLEKAKRRIDNFYKYRLLAPEIIQNREKVLSDSEDLWTSYMQVTMPKMFKGHRVSVVKFLTADPSDFNSEVFMRNTFMLADIRMKYDYFLGDIWVLDMKYATFAHLLRLNPNLMQKSAHLFHEGLGLRIHSIHVLNATSLLQHVISFMRQFFSPKIIDRVVVHESLDDLHMSVPKRYLPKDYGGEEAALSEFKDKYEKEIRSTNTKQFLLNCMKMVSNEKKRPNSDINEEFLAGSFRKLDFD